The DNA sequence CACCGTCTTGCCATCGGCCTCGACGTCGAAACGAACGTCATCGGGTCTGTCCGCGACGACCTTCCAGAGGATCTCGACGGTACGGGGTGGAAGCTTGAGCTGGAAGGGTTCGCTGCTCACGGGGCCGCCATCGGCCGCCGGTGCGATCGGAACGGTGCGGACGAGGGTTTCCTTCATACTCGGATTGTTGTGGGCAAGCGCCGTCTGGCCGAGGAGGCCGAGAAATGCCGCGCACAGAAGGCTTCGGCGCACTGCCGGGATGCCGGCCCCGGTCATGACGCGGAGGCCCGCGTCACCAGGACGCTTACGGAATCCTCATAGGTCTTTCCTTCCTGGCCGGCTCCCCGGAACAGGTTCGTCTGCATCCGGAGAGTGCGGCCGTCGATGGACTTGGTGCATTCCTGCTTGACGAACATGCCCCCTATCTCCGTCTCGCCGGCTTGCCGCGGGAGATCCCTGCACGTCCAGTCCCGGGGTCCGTAGTGATCCCGGACTTTCAGGGACAGGAGAAACGCCTTCTTCCTCAGGTACGGGCTGGCCTTCGAGTCCGTCACGATGCGCAGGTCCTCGATCATGCCGTTGTCCGCGACGGACATGGTGAGGATTACCGGGTGTCCGGCAATCTTGGTTCCCTCCCACCGGTCGGCGAACCTGGCCAGCTGCTTGTCCTCCTCGAACTCGAAGTGGATCCGGCGCAGTCCCCCGGCGTCGGCAGGACAGCTCCTGTACTCGGTCCAGTCCGAGAGAGGCGGCCCGGCCCGGTCCGCACAGGCGAACCCGGTCAAGCCGACCGCGGAATTCCCGTCGAGCATGGTGCCGACCGTGATCCGACGCACATCGGTCTGGTGCATATCCACGGCGCGGGCAGTGACAGGAGCCGCCGCCACAAGGCACGCGACCACCGCCGAAAGACATGATGTCATTTGTAGCTTCGGCATTGTTTCGCCTCTTCTCCCCAGAAGGCAACGCAATCCGCACGGTCGGGCTTGCCTTTGCCCTTCATGTTGGCGGTGACGTAGTCGGACACGGCTACGATCTCCTCCGGCGACAGGAACTCCGCGGCCTGCGGCGGTTGTTCGACGCCGGCCTCCTTCGGGTTCATCCCGTAGCACCCTTCCGATGACCAGGAATGCCTGTCGTGGAAAGGCATTCTGGTTCCCGGACGACCGCAACGGACCACTTCGATGAGCTGATCCCGGTCCATTCGAGTGTCGCGGAGGGAGAGTGCCGCGCCGCCGTATCCGCCGCCTCCACCACCGTGCCATTTGTGGCAGCCGACACAGTTCGCCTTCTCGTATATCGCCTTGCCTTGATCGGCACCAAGGACCGGGCCGGCCAGGAAAGCCGACGCCATGATCGCAGCGGTCAGAACCAAGCTGAAATTCTTCATTTTCTTGCCGAAACCCCCTGGATACTCCCCTGCTCTCCGATTGTTCCTTCAAGGCTCGAATGTTCTCCCAGCCGGAAAAGGTCCGGGCGGCGTTCGACCGCCGCCCGGCGGGAGATCAAAGGGAGAAGACGTAGAGCATGCTGCTGGGCTGAACCTTCTCCAGGCCCTTGGTTCCGTCGACGAACCACTTCGGCCAAGCTCCGCCCAGGCCCACCAGGATCGCGACATACTGCTTGCCGTTCACCGAATAGGTCATGGGAGGGGCATTGACCCCCGATCCCGTATTGAAGGTCCACAACGGCTCGAGGGTCTTCGCATCCAGGCCGTAGATCTCCCCGGAGGGATGACCCGTGAGGACCACGCCGCCCGCGGTGCTGAGCATGCCGCCAAGCAGGGGATAATGCGTCTTGAACTTGCCCGCGACCTCGCCGGTCGTGACGTCTATCGCCGTCACGCTGCCGTGGATCTGCTCGTGCTGCCGAGGCCCGCCACCGGTGAACCACTCTCGGGGCTGGTAGCTCTCACCGGGAATGATCTCCTCGTTGATCATTTGGTTGCAGCTCTCGATGACCGGGATGTACCAGAGCTTCAGTTGAGGATTGTAGGCGGTCGGCGGCCAGTTCTTGCCGCCCATGTTCCCGGGACAGGAGGTACCGACCGGATTCTCGCGGCTCGGCGCCGTCCCCTCGGCGTACTGCTGGACCTGCGTGGAAGGATCGTAGTTGAGAGGCTTGCCGGTCTTCTCGTCGAGCCCCGGCGTCCAGGTCACCTTCTCGACGAACTTGGCTCCCCACATGAAGTCCCCGGACTCGCGGTCGAGCGCGTAGCCGAATCCATTCCTGTTGGCGTGCAGGGCAAGCTTGCGCGGGGCGCCCCGGATGGTCTCCTCGACGAGCACGTGCTCGGAAACGGCATCGTAGTCATACGGGTCGTTCGGAGTGTACTGATAGTGCCACTTGATCTGGCCGGTGGCAGGATCGAGCGCCAGGGCGCTGTTGGTGTACAGATTGTCGCCCGGCCTGTATTGGCTGTCCCAGTCGGGACCGGGATTGCCGACGCCCCAGTAGATGACGTCCAGTTCCGGATCGTAAGTGCCGGTTACCCAGGTGGAGCCGCCCCCGGTCTTCCAGGCCTCGTAATCGTCCTTCCAGGTATCGTGACCGGGCTCACCCGGTGCGGGGATGGTATGCCGCCGCCAAACCTCCTTGCCGTCGTTCAGGTCGGTGGCCGCGATCCAGCCTCGGATCCCGTATTCCGCTCCGCCGACACCCGTGATGGCCATGTCCTTGACGATGAGGGGGGCACCGGTGATGGTCTCGGCGACGCCGGGATCGGCGATCTTACTCTCCCAGGCGACCTCGCCGGTCTCCTTGTCCGTGGCGATCAGCCGGCCGTCCAAGGTATGCGAAACGACCTTGTCGCGCCAGAGTGCCACCCCGCGATTGTTGACGCCGCAGCACGCCACGGCGCCGGACCATTCCTTGTCCGTCTTGGGGTCCATCTTCCAGACGAGCTTGCCGGAACCGTCACGGACATCGAGTTTGTAGACGCTGCCCCAGCCGTCGGTGACGTACATCATGCCGTCCTCGACGATGGGCGTGCCTTCCAGCCCGCCATGGGGCCATATGCCGCCTTTTTCGATGCCGCCCAAGGCGAAGGTCCAGGCGACCTTCATGTCCTTGATGTTGCTTGCGTTGATCTGGTCGAGCTTGGAATGGCGCTGACCGCTGTAGGATTGGTGATGATGCAGCCAGTTCTGCGGCTCGGCGTCCGGCGCCTTCAGCAGGCGGTCTTGCGTGATGTCCCCGGCCCGTGCCGACGGGGGGATCACCGTGCCCAGCAGAAGGGTCAGGGCCAGGACACTTGCCGCCGACGCTGAACGCCGGACAGCATTGAGCGAATGCTTCATAACTTCCTCCCAGGTAGACTTGGTTTTGTTTTTTATATCCCGAGGCTTGATCTGGAGTTGCGCAGGAGGCCGGCGAGCCGGGCGGTCCTGCAGGCGTCTGTGCGGATTACTTGCTGGAAAAGCGTTGCGGCGCTTCGAGGATC is a window from the Skermanella sp. TT6 genome containing:
- a CDS encoding c-type cytochrome, which encodes MKNFSLVLTAAIMASAFLAGPVLGADQGKAIYEKANCVGCHKWHGGGGGGYGGAALSLRDTRMDRDQLIEVVRCGRPGTRMPFHDRHSWSSEGCYGMNPKEAGVEQPPQAAEFLSPEEIVAVSDYVTANMKGKGKPDRADCVAFWGEEAKQCRSYK
- a CDS encoding PQQ-dependent dehydrogenase, methanol/ethanol family produces the protein MKHSLNAVRRSASAASVLALTLLLGTVIPPSARAGDITQDRLLKAPDAEPQNWLHHHQSYSGQRHSKLDQINASNIKDMKVAWTFALGGIEKGGIWPHGGLEGTPIVEDGMMYVTDGWGSVYKLDVRDGSGKLVWKMDPKTDKEWSGAVACCGVNNRGVALWRDKVVSHTLDGRLIATDKETGEVAWESKIADPGVAETITGAPLIVKDMAITGVGGAEYGIRGWIAATDLNDGKEVWRRHTIPAPGEPGHDTWKDDYEAWKTGGGSTWVTGTYDPELDVIYWGVGNPGPDWDSQYRPGDNLYTNSALALDPATGQIKWHYQYTPNDPYDYDAVSEHVLVEETIRGAPRKLALHANRNGFGYALDRESGDFMWGAKFVEKVTWTPGLDEKTGKPLNYDPSTQVQQYAEGTAPSRENPVGTSCPGNMGGKNWPPTAYNPQLKLWYIPVIESCNQMINEEIIPGESYQPREWFTGGGPRQHEQIHGSVTAIDVTTGEVAGKFKTHYPLLGGMLSTAGGVVLTGHPSGEIYGLDAKTLEPLWTFNTGSGVNAPPMTYSVNGKQYVAILVGLGGAWPKWFVDGTKGLEKVQPSSMLYVFSL